One Paenibacillus crassostreae DNA segment encodes these proteins:
- a CDS encoding extracellular solute-binding protein — translation MLVNHRLKKMLISMLTVIMFMALLIPAFIPIVQAESQINETSDQLDMSIAEDLANATNEAIEYSDYLEQYDTESHPELEVIVEANQYIKTEGQDIETLEDYEGMDGTSLLTGEEGEALWQIHIDEPGLYNLSALYYPIAGKSSSIERSLRIDGALPFEEAAYLHFDRIWDNELKEVQVDNQGNDLRPQQVERPNWREVVIKDSEGYFDRPFQFYFSKGDHTISLQSQREPMVIRQLKLFQSPIALTYEEVLKQYESDKAEETKGILVEIQGENAIAKSSPTLYPVSERTSPAVYPYSPSKVKVNTIGGHNWRIPGEWIEWEVDVPETGLYQIAFKSQQNFVRGIYSTRILTIDGVVPFQEMEQVAFRYKGGYRMDVMGGEDPYRYYLEKGKHVLRLEVSLGEFAPLIREVEESLFNLNAMYRKILMITGTNPDEVRDYRVEMQIPNLLEVFQTESTRLQSVAKQLKELSGQGSDQEALLKTMALQLDEMIDEPDTIPRRLGAYKTNTGGLGTWLQKAREQPLEIDTIYIASPDEQLPMDGMGWFAKMWHEWLTFVYSFVIDYNQIGNVAEGKEKRTVTVWIGSGRDQANTIKSMIDESFTSESGISVNLKLVQMNTLLSATLAGQGPDVAMQITNDIPVNYAMRNATTDLSKFNDFEDVAERFRTSALVPYTYNEGVYALPETQTFNMLFYRKDILKELELDVPQTWDDVQNLLAVLNKNHMEFGLPLVLVPSYPGENIAPNSVYAMLLMQSGGSFYREGGKASDLDSRKGTESFKQWTEFYTDYKLEKEYDFANRFRTGQMPVAIADYTVYNQLSVFAPEIRGMWGFVPVPGTLQSDGTINRVVPSGGNGVIMMEAAEDKEAAWEFMKWWTSEETQVQFGREMEGLMGAAARYPTANTNALDQLPWPVSDYQNLKAQFEWVQGIPEVPGGYFTGRHLLNAFYKVVNNKVEPREALMDYTQYIQDEIRTKRKEFGLLD, via the coding sequence ATGTTAGTGAATCATCGTTTGAAAAAAATGTTGATAAGTATGTTGACGGTTATCATGTTTATGGCCTTACTGATTCCGGCGTTTATTCCTATAGTACAAGCGGAATCACAAATAAATGAGACTTCCGATCAATTGGATATGTCTATAGCAGAGGATTTGGCAAATGCGACTAATGAAGCTATAGAATACAGTGATTATTTAGAACAATATGATACTGAATCACATCCAGAGCTGGAAGTGATTGTTGAAGCAAATCAATATATAAAAACCGAAGGACAAGATATTGAAACTTTAGAAGATTATGAGGGGATGGATGGAACATCACTTTTGACTGGTGAAGAAGGGGAAGCACTATGGCAAATTCATATTGATGAGCCAGGATTGTATAATTTATCGGCTTTATATTATCCAATCGCAGGGAAAAGCTCGAGTATAGAGCGTTCACTACGGATTGATGGTGCACTCCCATTTGAAGAAGCTGCTTATTTGCATTTTGACCGAATTTGGGATAATGAACTTAAAGAAGTGCAGGTGGATAATCAAGGAAATGACCTTCGCCCGCAACAGGTGGAGCGACCTAACTGGCGCGAAGTTGTGATAAAAGATTCTGAAGGGTATTTCGATCGTCCTTTTCAATTTTATTTCAGTAAAGGTGATCATACCATCTCACTCCAATCACAACGTGAACCGATGGTTATTCGACAATTGAAATTATTTCAATCACCGATTGCTCTAACTTATGAGGAAGTACTTAAACAGTATGAATCGGATAAAGCGGAAGAAACGAAGGGGATTCTCGTTGAAATTCAAGGGGAGAATGCCATTGCTAAGTCGTCACCAACGTTATATCCAGTGAGTGAGCGTACAAGTCCCGCGGTGTATCCTTATAGTCCGTCCAAGGTGAAGGTTAATACGATTGGCGGACATAATTGGCGGATTCCAGGAGAATGGATCGAATGGGAAGTGGACGTTCCTGAGACGGGATTGTACCAAATTGCCTTTAAATCTCAGCAGAATTTTGTAAGAGGTATTTATTCAACACGTATATTAACGATTGATGGGGTCGTTCCATTTCAAGAAATGGAACAGGTGGCGTTCCGATATAAAGGTGGTTACCGTATGGATGTGATGGGCGGTGAAGACCCTTATAGATATTACTTGGAGAAGGGTAAGCATGTTCTAAGACTTGAAGTTAGTCTTGGAGAATTCGCACCATTAATTCGTGAAGTGGAAGAGAGTCTCTTCAATCTGAATGCTATGTATCGCAAAATATTAATGATTACAGGTACTAATCCGGATGAAGTCCGTGACTATCGTGTGGAGATGCAAATTCCAAATTTATTGGAAGTTTTTCAAACAGAAAGTACGAGACTACAATCAGTAGCCAAGCAATTGAAAGAGTTATCAGGTCAGGGAAGCGATCAAGAGGCATTATTGAAAACAATGGCTCTACAATTAGATGAAATGATTGATGAGCCCGACACTATTCCTAGAAGGCTTGGAGCTTATAAGACAAACACGGGAGGACTAGGTACTTGGCTACAAAAAGCGAGAGAGCAACCACTGGAAATTGATACGATCTATATTGCTTCTCCTGATGAACAGCTACCCATGGATGGGATGGGATGGTTCGCCAAAATGTGGCATGAATGGCTAACCTTCGTATATTCCTTCGTCATTGATTACAATCAAATCGGAAATGTGGCAGAAGGTAAGGAAAAAAGAACGGTAACGGTTTGGATTGGGAGTGGGCGAGATCAGGCGAATACGATAAAATCCATGATTGATGAAAGTTTCACATCAGAGAGTGGTATTAGTGTCAACCTGAAGCTTGTCCAGATGAATACATTGCTCTCGGCAACATTAGCAGGTCAAGGCCCGGATGTGGCAATGCAGATTACGAATGATATACCCGTAAATTATGCGATGAGGAATGCGACAACAGATTTGTCGAAATTTAACGATTTTGAAGATGTCGCGGAACGATTTAGAACGAGTGCCTTGGTTCCATACACATATAATGAAGGCGTATATGCACTCCCAGAGACGCAGACATTTAATATGCTATTCTACCGAAAAGATATATTGAAAGAATTGGAGTTAGATGTTCCCCAGACTTGGGATGATGTGCAAAATCTATTGGCTGTACTTAATAAGAACCATATGGAGTTTGGACTTCCGCTTGTATTAGTCCCTTCTTATCCAGGAGAGAATATTGCGCCTAACTCCGTGTACGCTATGCTTCTTATGCAATCAGGAGGCTCCTTCTATCGCGAAGGGGGTAAAGCTTCAGATCTTGATTCAAGAAAGGGTACGGAATCATTCAAACAATGGACGGAATTCTATACAGATTACAAATTGGAGAAAGAATATGATTTCGCGAACCGATTCCGTACAGGGCAAATGCCAGTTGCGATAGCTGATTATACAGTATATAACCAATTGTCTGTGTTTGCGCCAGAAATTCGTGGAATGTGGGGTTTCGTTCCTGTTCCTGGGACCTTGCAAAGTGATGGAACGATTAATCGTGTAGTACCAAGTGGTGGTAATGGTGTGATTATGATGGAAGCTGCGGAAGATAAAGAAGCTGCATGGGAATTCATGAAATGGTGGACGAGTGAAGAGACTCAAGTTCAATTCGGACGGGAGATGGAAGGGTTGATGGGGGCGGCAGCGCGTTATCCAACGGCTAACACCAACGCACTTGATCAACTACCATGGCCAGTCAGTGATTATCAGAATCTGAAGGCGCAATTCGAATGGGTGCAAGGAATTCCAGAAGTACCTGGAGGTTATTTCACGGGACGTCATCTTCTTAATGCATTCTATAAAGTTGTGAACAATAAAGTTGAACCCCGTGAAGCCCTAATGGACTACACTCAGTACATTCAAGATGAAATACGTACGAAACGTAAAGAATTTGGTCTATTAGATTAA
- a CDS encoding carbohydrate ABC transporter permease, with translation MNFLLRLRTKRVNRSLFGNFSLFMLLCVMGSFMVLPLIYAINNAFKPLDEIFLFPPRLFVRNPTMDNFADLINLLGNSWVPFSRYIFNTVFITGMGILGHVLLASAAAYPLAKHKFPGGRFLFQIVVLSLMFSGAVTAIPNYMIMSWIGFIDTYWAVIVPAFAFPLGLYLMKQFMEQIPDALLEAAKIDGASEYRIFWTIVMPNVKPAWLTLIILLFQMLWGSDGNGFIYSEQLKSLHYAANQIVMGGVARAGVGAAVALILMSVPITLFVFSQSRILETMATSGMKD, from the coding sequence ATGAATTTTCTCCTGCGACTGCGAACAAAGCGAGTAAATCGTTCTCTCTTTGGTAACTTTTCACTATTTATGCTGCTATGTGTGATGGGATCTTTCATGGTACTTCCATTGATCTATGCGATTAATAATGCCTTTAAACCTTTAGATGAAATTTTCTTGTTTCCTCCAAGATTATTTGTTCGCAATCCAACAATGGATAATTTCGCAGATCTTATTAATTTGTTGGGGAATTCTTGGGTACCTTTTTCGAGATATATCTTTAATACAGTTTTCATTACAGGTATGGGAATTCTTGGACATGTGCTTCTGGCTTCAGCGGCAGCTTATCCTTTAGCCAAACATAAATTTCCTGGTGGACGGTTTCTATTCCAGATTGTCGTATTGTCACTCATGTTCTCGGGTGCTGTAACTGCGATCCCCAATTATATGATCATGTCATGGATCGGATTTATTGATACGTATTGGGCGGTTATTGTTCCTGCCTTCGCCTTTCCACTTGGACTTTATTTGATGAAACAGTTCATGGAACAGATTCCGGATGCTTTGCTTGAAGCCGCTAAGATTGACGGTGCTAGTGAATATCGTATCTTCTGGACGATTGTTATGCCGAATGTAAAACCCGCATGGCTAACACTTATCATTCTATTGTTTCAGATGTTATGGGGGTCAGATGGAAATGGATTTATTTACAGTGAACAATTGAAATCGCTTCATTATGCAGCCAATCAGATTGTGATGGGTGGTGTAGCTCGGGCGGGTGTGGGAGCAGCAGTAGCTCTGATACTGATGAGTGTTCCGATTACGTTGTTTGTATTTTCACAAAGCCGTATTCTTGAGACGATGGCTACTTCTGGTATGAAGGATTAG
- a CDS encoding substrate-binding domain-containing protein, whose translation MKGKVTVQEIADLAGVSKFAVSRALSGKSGVSVQTREMILKVAGQLGYFKNEPKRLGNRIDDNKSQKSTGTILVLFPNVRYQNNESLYWGPVFDGISTRLNQKGLDILTLTEPTSDNLFSLLNPDAIQGIITVGSITTSILLDIHRLNIPVVMVDHMDPAYHCDSIFSDNFMCMKELMTKLYSKGYKKYQYIGNIKDAASFNERWIAYQTSLVEFNIENSQILSLLGSDTEHYESIATALRTGELPDVFVCANDTTAFYIIDTLQQLGIEVPNQCAVTGFDNTHKASPILATVDVKIEILGMRAVDQILWRIDNHESPFEKKLLYADTILREDYNKVHNIE comes from the coding sequence ATGAAAGGTAAAGTTACAGTACAAGAGATAGCGGATTTAGCTGGTGTATCTAAATTTGCAGTATCTCGTGCATTATCAGGGAAATCAGGGGTTAGTGTTCAGACGAGAGAAATGATTCTGAAGGTTGCAGGGCAGTTGGGGTATTTCAAGAATGAACCCAAACGTCTAGGCAACAGGATCGATGATAATAAAAGTCAAAAATCAACAGGAACAATCCTAGTGCTCTTTCCAAATGTTAGGTATCAAAATAATGAATCTTTATATTGGGGCCCCGTATTTGATGGTATATCTACTCGTTTAAATCAAAAGGGTTTAGATATTCTAACATTAACAGAACCAACAAGTGATAATTTGTTCTCACTACTTAATCCTGATGCTATTCAAGGGATCATTACAGTTGGATCTATAACGACTTCTATCTTACTAGACATTCATCGTCTAAATATTCCAGTCGTAATGGTTGACCATATGGATCCGGCATATCATTGTGATTCTATCTTTTCCGATAATTTTATGTGTATGAAAGAACTCATGACAAAGTTATACAGTAAAGGTTATAAGAAGTATCAATATATTGGGAATATTAAAGATGCTGCTAGTTTTAATGAACGATGGATTGCTTATCAGACCTCGCTTGTGGAATTTAATATAGAGAATAGCCAGATCCTTTCTTTACTTGGTTCTGATACAGAACATTATGAAAGTATAGCGACTGCACTTCGCACAGGTGAACTTCCTGATGTATTTGTATGTGCCAATGATACAACAGCTTTTTATATTATTGATACATTACAACAGCTGGGAATAGAAGTTCCAAATCAATGTGCTGTGACAGGATTTGATAATACACATAAGGCGTCACCGATATTAGCAACAGTGGATGTGAAGATAGAAATACTGGGTATGAGGGCAGTGGACCAGATTTTATGGCGGATAGATAATCATGAATCCCCTTTCGAGAAGAAATTACTTTATGCAGATACAATATTACGTGAAGATTATAATAAGGTTCACAATATAGAATGA
- a CDS encoding carbohydrate ABC transporter permease has translation MRQSNLQDNRSVITAGEPSPQPNSWWGMKKNAIKANKHSYILMAPYMILFSLFTILPVVMSIIISFTYFNMLEFPRFVGWQNYIRLFLEDDVFLIAIKNTLLFATITGPISYIACFIFAWIINELSPKWRAFMTLVFYAPSISGNVFFIWLMIFSGDRYGVMNGFLIKWGILLEPIQWLKTEAYIMPIIILVQLWLSLGTGFLAFIAGLQTVDRTLYEAGAVDGVKNRWQELWFITLPSMKPQLMFGAVIQLTTSFAVSDVSIYLAGFPSVNYAAQTVVTHLIDFGTIRFEMGYSSAIATVLFIMMVGSNLIIQKLLRKVGD, from the coding sequence ATGCGACAATCAAATTTACAAGATAATCGCTCAGTGATAACTGCTGGCGAGCCTTCCCCTCAACCAAATTCCTGGTGGGGAATGAAAAAAAACGCAATCAAGGCGAATAAACATTCATATATTTTGATGGCTCCTTATATGATACTTTTTAGTTTGTTTACTATTCTGCCTGTTGTGATGTCCATTATTATAAGTTTCACTTATTTCAATATGTTAGAGTTTCCAAGGTTTGTCGGTTGGCAGAACTATATACGATTGTTTCTAGAGGATGATGTGTTCTTAATTGCTATCAAGAATACATTACTGTTTGCAACGATCACTGGGCCGATAAGTTATATCGCCTGTTTCATTTTTGCATGGATAATCAATGAGCTGTCACCGAAATGGCGAGCATTTATGACATTAGTGTTCTATGCACCGTCGATTTCAGGGAATGTATTCTTCATTTGGTTGATGATCTTCTCAGGTGATAGATATGGGGTTATGAATGGTTTTCTAATTAAATGGGGGATTTTACTTGAACCTATTCAATGGTTGAAGACGGAAGCATACATCATGCCTATTATTATTCTAGTTCAATTATGGCTTAGTTTAGGTACTGGATTTCTAGCGTTCATTGCGGGGTTACAGACAGTAGATAGAACATTGTATGAAGCAGGTGCTGTAGATGGTGTGAAGAATCGCTGGCAAGAACTATGGTTTATCACTCTACCATCCATGAAGCCTCAGCTTATGTTTGGTGCCGTGATACAGCTAACGACTTCGTTCGCTGTATCGGATGTATCGATCTATCTTGCTGGCTTCCCTAGTGTCAACTACGCTGCACAGACGGTCGTAACACATCTAATCGATTTCGGAACGATTCGTTTTGAAATGGGATATTCATCCGCCATTGCGACAGTACTATTCATAATGATGGTAGGAAGTAATCTAATTATTCAAAAACTTTTGCGCAAGGTGGGTGACTAA
- a CDS encoding ABC transporter substrate-binding protein: protein MKQMKLFSMLLVCFVLLISACSGGNNVQTNESVTKTEAVTPTEEVKTEPEPQPEEVVDLGGRVIKMSAWWDLTPAGTTASDKARLAKIAELEKKYNMKIEFVNVPFGEYMDKFTTTVLAGEPFADIVLLEYKSALPAALKGQLLELSEFTKPESNINNEMNLVVKSASLAGKEYAFDNPTTLAVGVHYNRDIFKKLGLPDLQELYSKGEWNWEKFIEVAKLATKDTDNNGKIDTYGFSGWAAQVGRILVAANGAKVADDSTSKEGLSDPRTIEAMEFLNHIYNVENVAKIKTGDKVNWEETDTFKDGDVAMFIASEWQMPDLTFDVGIVPIPNGPQGTAEVTYANTAAASRFIPKGVKDPEIVYQIFEEMQDVPQLEEYPGQDYLESLYGHEEDIQMIRDHIYGTGIIVLDEAYPEYPFNSFVEDVIKNNASVTATAEKYKQQAQASIDKLGK, encoded by the coding sequence ATGAAACAAATGAAACTGTTTTCTATGTTGTTGGTCTGTTTTGTATTACTGATATCGGCTTGTAGTGGTGGTAATAATGTCCAAACAAATGAAAGCGTTACCAAGACAGAGGCTGTTACGCCAACAGAAGAAGTAAAGACAGAGCCAGAACCGCAACCTGAAGAAGTTGTTGATTTAGGTGGTCGTGTTATTAAAATGTCTGCTTGGTGGGATCTGACACCTGCAGGTACAACTGCATCTGATAAAGCAAGATTGGCGAAGATTGCTGAACTTGAGAAGAAGTACAACATGAAGATTGAATTCGTTAATGTACCTTTTGGTGAATACATGGATAAGTTTACAACGACAGTACTTGCAGGCGAACCCTTTGCAGATATTGTATTACTGGAATACAAATCTGCGCTTCCAGCAGCACTGAAGGGTCAATTACTTGAATTAAGTGAGTTTACAAAACCGGAATCCAATATTAATAACGAAATGAATTTAGTAGTGAAGAGCGCTAGTCTAGCTGGGAAAGAGTATGCCTTTGACAATCCGACAACACTTGCTGTTGGCGTACATTATAACCGAGATATATTCAAAAAATTAGGTTTGCCAGATCTGCAGGAACTCTACAGTAAAGGCGAATGGAATTGGGAGAAGTTCATTGAAGTTGCTAAATTGGCAACTAAGGATACTGATAATAACGGTAAAATTGATACCTATGGTTTCTCTGGATGGGCAGCTCAAGTAGGTCGAATTCTAGTAGCAGCTAATGGAGCGAAGGTTGCAGATGATTCTACGAGTAAGGAAGGTCTTAGCGATCCTAGAACGATCGAAGCTATGGAATTCTTAAACCATATATATAATGTAGAGAATGTTGCGAAAATAAAAACAGGCGATAAAGTAAATTGGGAAGAAACGGATACCTTTAAAGACGGAGACGTTGCGATGTTCATAGCTTCAGAATGGCAAATGCCTGATCTGACATTTGATGTTGGGATTGTGCCAATTCCTAATGGACCCCAAGGAACTGCGGAAGTTACTTATGCGAATACAGCTGCAGCATCTAGATTCATACCAAAAGGTGTGAAAGATCCTGAAATTGTATATCAAATTTTCGAAGAAATGCAAGATGTTCCACAGCTTGAAGAGTATCCTGGTCAGGATTACTTAGAAAGCCTTTATGGACATGAAGAAGATATCCAAATGATTCGTGATCATATCTATGGTACAGGAATTATCGTATTGGATGAAGCATACCCAGAATACCCATTTAACAGTTTTGTTGAAGATGTCATTAAGAATAATGCGTCTGTTACTGCTACTGCTGAGAAATACAAACAACAGGCACAAGCTTCGATTGATAAACTGGGCAAATAA
- a CDS encoding NHL repeat-containing protein has protein sequence MTAKKWLLMIAVVSLIVFSPKTTSAASAPYESYNYNYWEEAVPSPAPYVPIRSISGTDLGIGDFVEPSDMYVADSGVVYILDSGNHRIVCLDAKLNVIRIIDSFEVEGVKNVFNNPSGIFANNEGNIYIADTDNQRIVVLSPDGDYINIIKEPKSDILPDDFTFVPLKLTVDKANRVYVVSRGVFEGIVQFDDKGKFIGYVGTNKIERNVVDYFWRLVSTKAQKQQMELFIPTEFSNVDIDYKGFVYATNIDPDSKEPIKRLNPSGEDVLKRIGYFDVMGDIRYSIFGGNAGPSKFIDIKVREGGMYSALDSLRGRIFTYDDEGNLLYIFGAKGTQLGTFKTPVAIEFLNETLVVLDRGKSNIILYEPTLFGSSVNEAVRHHYEGEDSEAVNSWKQVLQLNSNYDIAYIGIGKSLVMEKKNEEALEYFEAGMDRKHYSVAYKRHRREVMKDVLGPFLSLLMVLILGIVIYKLWKKRKTRRAERREAGFH, from the coding sequence TTGACAGCGAAAAAATGGCTTCTAATGATCGCAGTTGTTTCCCTGATAGTATTTTCCCCGAAGACTACATCGGCAGCTTCGGCACCCTATGAGAGTTACAACTATAATTATTGGGAAGAAGCGGTACCGTCGCCGGCGCCATATGTTCCAATTCGTTCTATTTCAGGTACTGATCTTGGAATTGGAGATTTCGTGGAACCAAGTGATATGTATGTCGCAGATAGTGGTGTGGTATACATTCTAGATAGTGGTAACCATCGGATTGTATGTTTGGATGCCAAGTTAAATGTAATAAGGATTATTGACTCTTTCGAAGTTGAAGGAGTGAAGAATGTGTTTAACAATCCAAGTGGTATTTTTGCAAATAATGAGGGGAATATCTACATCGCGGATACAGATAATCAACGCATAGTTGTATTATCTCCTGATGGTGACTATATCAACATTATTAAGGAACCGAAGTCAGATATACTTCCGGATGATTTTACCTTTGTCCCATTGAAATTAACTGTAGATAAAGCGAATCGTGTCTATGTTGTATCCCGTGGCGTCTTCGAAGGAATTGTGCAATTCGATGATAAGGGAAAGTTCATAGGATATGTAGGAACGAATAAAATTGAGAGGAATGTAGTCGATTACTTCTGGCGTCTAGTTTCCACGAAGGCTCAGAAGCAACAAATGGAACTATTTATTCCAACAGAATTCTCAAATGTTGATATTGATTATAAGGGATTCGTGTATGCCACGAATATTGATCCTGACTCTAAAGAGCCGATTAAGCGGTTAAATCCTTCTGGAGAGGATGTACTTAAGCGTATTGGATATTTCGATGTGATGGGGGACATTCGCTATAGTATTTTTGGTGGAAATGCAGGTCCTTCGAAATTTATCGATATAAAGGTACGTGAGGGTGGGATGTACAGTGCCCTGGATTCACTTCGGGGGCGTATATTCACCTACGATGATGAGGGTAATCTATTATATATTTTTGGTGCGAAAGGAACACAACTAGGAACCTTTAAGACACCAGTAGCGATTGAGTTTTTGAATGAGACCTTGGTTGTATTAGATCGGGGAAAATCGAATATTATTCTGTATGAACCAACATTATTCGGTAGTAGTGTGAATGAAGCTGTACGGCATCATTATGAAGGCGAAGATTCAGAGGCCGTAAACAGCTGGAAACAAGTTCTTCAATTAAATTCAAACTATGATATCGCCTATATTGGCATTGGTAAATCTTTAGTTATGGAGAAGAAGAATGAGGAAGCGTTAGAATACTTCGAAGCGGGAATGGACCGTAAACATTATTCTGTCGCGTATAAAAGACATCGTAGGGAAGTTATGAAAGATGTACTGGGACCGTTCTTATCTCTTCTTATGGTACTCATACTAGGTATTGTAATTTATAAATTGTGGAAGAAGAGAAAGACAAGGAGGGCTGAACGCCGTGAAGCAGGATTTCATTAA
- a CDS encoding glycoside hydrolase family 113, whose product MINEVFIKGMTYGWGAKRGEYRQPSAIDSLIKLKETGSEWIALSFWTYQDSVFSTHISFDYGYTVTDRDITYSVQQAKQLGLKVCLKPVVNSRDGIWRAHIGFPNEEESSSYWDTWFQSYSDFICHYAELAEELQCDMLCIGCEMIKTESRTQSWRELIEKIRNLYSGPLVYNANHGKEDGVSWFDALDFIGTSAYYPITSKPGDTYEHMLSGWKKQIAPLKSLSNRFNKPIIFMEIGCRSALGCATMPWDFTHLELPYSEEEQANFYHSALQAFWDEPWFAGYFWWDWSTSLYSLNQATSNRGFDIYGKKAEQILKDYYAKPNPR is encoded by the coding sequence ATGATTAACGAAGTTTTTATCAAAGGAATGACTTATGGCTGGGGTGCCAAACGTGGAGAGTATAGACAACCATCCGCAATTGATTCTTTGATCAAATTAAAAGAAACGGGTAGTGAATGGATTGCCCTCTCTTTTTGGACATATCAGGATTCTGTATTCTCCACCCATATTTCTTTTGATTATGGGTATACAGTAACCGACCGCGATATCACCTATTCTGTACAACAGGCTAAACAGCTAGGTCTTAAAGTATGTTTAAAACCCGTTGTAAATTCACGTGATGGTATTTGGAGAGCCCATATAGGTTTTCCTAACGAAGAAGAGTCCTCTAGTTATTGGGATACCTGGTTTCAATCGTATTCTGATTTTATATGTCATTATGCTGAGTTAGCCGAAGAACTACAATGTGATATGTTATGTATTGGTTGCGAAATGATTAAAACTGAATCACGAACTCAATCATGGCGTGAGCTTATTGAAAAAATACGCAATTTGTACTCTGGGCCTTTAGTCTACAACGCTAATCACGGTAAAGAAGATGGGGTAAGCTGGTTTGATGCTTTGGACTTTATTGGTACGAGTGCTTATTATCCAATAACAAGTAAACCTGGTGATACTTATGAACATATGTTATCTGGTTGGAAGAAACAAATAGCCCCGTTGAAGTCTCTATCTAATCGCTTTAATAAACCTATTATTTTTATGGAGATCGGATGTAGAAGCGCTCTTGGATGTGCGACTATGCCCTGGGATTTCACACATCTTGAATTGCCGTATTCAGAAGAAGAACAAGCTAATTTTTATCATTCTGCATTACAAGCATTTTGGGATGAACCTTGGTTTGCCGGATATTTCTGGTGGGATTGGAGTACATCACTTTACAGTTTAAATCAAGCCACATCCAATCGAGGTTTTGATATCTATGGTAAAAAGGCTGAACAAATCCTGAAGGACTATTATGCAAAACCCAATCCTCGTTAA